The following are encoded together in the Acaryochloris thomasi RCC1774 genome:
- a CDS encoding aldo/keto reductase, which produces MQYQLLGNSGLRVSELCLGTMTFGQGRGADFETCQQMFEIFAEAGGNFIDTANLYTNGTSEQYVGQLVAKERDHWVVATKYTFNTAGDINTGGNHRKNMVQAVEASLKRLQLDYLDILWLHAWDFTTPVAEVMRAFDDLVSAGKVLYIGVSDTPAWVIAQANTLASLRGWTSFIGLQIEYSLRQRTPDRELLPMAAAMHLGITAWSPLGGGVLTGKYNQETPTTGRLSDPDALVKIEQRDLDIAALVLQIAAEIDRSPAQVALNWIRQQPSGIIPILGARNPEQLLDNLGCLAFTLAPKHIQQLNQVSQVSLGFPHDLLRSSRVQDLAFGGTLKSLKKSGTSARESST; this is translated from the coding sequence ATGCAGTATCAGCTTTTGGGCAACAGTGGGTTACGGGTCTCTGAGCTGTGTCTCGGCACGATGACCTTTGGCCAAGGCCGGGGTGCAGACTTTGAGACCTGCCAGCAGATGTTTGAGATCTTTGCCGAAGCGGGCGGCAATTTTATTGATACGGCGAATTTATACACCAACGGCACCAGCGAACAATATGTCGGTCAGTTGGTGGCAAAAGAACGAGATCACTGGGTTGTCGCCACAAAATACACATTCAACACCGCAGGAGACATCAATACCGGCGGCAATCACCGCAAAAATATGGTGCAGGCCGTCGAAGCCAGCCTCAAACGCCTACAGCTCGACTACCTCGATATTCTATGGCTCCATGCCTGGGACTTTACCACCCCCGTCGCAGAAGTCATGCGCGCCTTCGACGATCTCGTGAGCGCCGGGAAAGTCCTTTACATCGGGGTCTCAGATACCCCCGCCTGGGTGATTGCCCAAGCCAACACCTTAGCTAGCCTGCGGGGCTGGACCTCTTTTATTGGTCTCCAGATTGAATACTCACTTAGGCAGCGGACGCCGGATCGAGAACTCTTGCCGATGGCTGCAGCCATGCACCTGGGCATCACGGCTTGGAGTCCTCTGGGCGGCGGAGTATTGACGGGAAAATACAACCAGGAAACGCCTACTACTGGCCGCCTCAGCGATCCTGACGCCTTAGTTAAGATTGAACAACGAGACTTAGATATTGCGGCCCTTGTTCTCCAGATCGCGGCGGAGATTGACCGCTCTCCAGCTCAAGTTGCCCTCAACTGGATTCGGCAGCAGCCCAGCGGCATCATTCCTATTCTTGGGGCACGGAATCCAGAACAGCTGCTAGATAATCTAGGCTGCTTGGCCTTTACGCTGGCTCCCAAGCATATCCAGCAGCTCAATCAAGTGAGCCAAGTTTCACTCGGGTTTCCCCATGATTTGCTCCGTAGCTCAAGGGTGCAAGACTTGGCATTCGGCGGAACGTTGAAGTCACTCAAGAAATCGGGAACTAGCGCTCGAGAGAGCAGTACCTAG
- a CDS encoding YlbF family regulator gives MTVTGGFPSENDFGPSYPTAFGITFTPTIQGLLVAVAGIGLAGYLGSLLIGPAIGEFQEVSQQVEEKELALQQSAETARRVNEIVASLNEAKAENAEVRGLFSSQQALDTLLLDLNQLIVGTNAQLLKFTPEYAQSGVITDSSVGEPLNNKLKRSVTSVSFEGNFNQTLTVMQAIDKLQTVLVVRDLSVELPGNNQSELGAPNNLVKSTFKLYAYVPLTPEEAAAAAQAAAEAQAAQQAEQQK, from the coding sequence ATGACAGTCACTGGCGGATTTCCATCCGAAAACGACTTCGGACCATCCTATCCCACCGCTTTTGGGATTACTTTTACACCGACGATCCAGGGACTCCTAGTTGCTGTGGCAGGTATTGGCCTTGCGGGTTACCTCGGTAGTCTATTGATTGGTCCGGCCATCGGCGAGTTTCAAGAGGTCAGCCAACAGGTTGAAGAAAAGGAACTGGCCCTGCAGCAGAGCGCAGAAACGGCTCGCAGAGTGAATGAAATTGTTGCAAGTCTCAACGAAGCTAAGGCCGAGAATGCTGAAGTCAGAGGGTTGTTCTCTTCTCAGCAGGCACTTGATACGCTGCTACTCGACCTCAATCAGCTGATTGTGGGTACAAATGCCCAGCTTCTCAAATTTACGCCAGAATATGCTCAATCTGGAGTGATAACCGATAGCTCAGTTGGGGAACCCTTAAATAACAAGCTCAAGCGCTCCGTCACCTCAGTTTCATTCGAGGGCAACTTTAACCAAACGCTGACTGTTATGCAGGCGATTGATAAGTTACAGACGGTGTTGGTTGTTCGAGATTTATCAGTCGAGCTACCCGGCAATAACCAGTCTGAGTTAGGCGCGCCCAACAATCTTGTCAAGTCCACATTTAAGCTCTATGCCTATGTGCCTTTGACACCAGAAGAGGCGGCAGCGGCAGCTCAGGCGGCAGCGGAAGCTCAGGCTGCCCAGCAGGCAGAGCAGCAGAAGTAA
- a CDS encoding ATP-binding response regulator — protein MSNAYRIQSIFDSDIAQTLKRLEALLATPETPEFATALKTQVAALLSWGEVLEIEGLVSLAQTTVLLMRAAPDNHSMIAQLALEGFRAIYRLELLQTQEATAPLPAATRIQAAPAPSPSRPGPTEISSELILEQRLPTANLFLWQMDGSIFVLPSHQVVEILISKPEQLVQTGLGKSLRWRDQLIPLYQLIQPSTAQPFPEIGLSSARGTTLRSGTILVIQQGSNRLALDIDIKLLVTESELKIIPYASRLRAPSYCHGYTIRSDDRAAPVINIALLLDQKLRLPTAPRTEETAPPAAARDAEPVVLVVDDSHTLRHILTITLEGIGYRVLQAQHGTEALEQLQKHQEVRLVICDVEMPQMNGFDFLSHCRRDPKMTTLPVVMLSTHSGEEHRQLSSTLGANAYFSKPYDQAQFLETLQTLIAKS, from the coding sequence ATGAGCAACGCATACCGGATCCAGTCGATTTTTGATAGCGATATTGCCCAGACCCTGAAGCGACTAGAAGCGCTGCTGGCCACGCCTGAAACCCCTGAATTTGCGACGGCATTGAAAACCCAAGTCGCCGCTCTATTGAGCTGGGGTGAGGTTCTAGAGATTGAGGGCTTAGTTTCTCTCGCCCAGACAACGGTGCTGCTGATGCGAGCGGCCCCCGACAACCATTCCATGATTGCCCAGCTTGCCCTAGAGGGATTCCGGGCGATTTATCGGCTAGAGCTTTTGCAAACCCAGGAAGCCACAGCCCCGCTGCCTGCAGCTACCAGAATTCAAGCGGCACCAGCCCCCTCCCCTTCCAGGCCGGGACCGACGGAGATCAGCTCGGAGCTAATCCTAGAGCAGAGACTGCCCACGGCCAATCTGTTCCTTTGGCAGATGGACGGCAGTATTTTTGTACTTCCCTCTCATCAAGTCGTCGAGATCTTAATATCTAAACCCGAGCAGTTGGTGCAAACGGGCTTAGGCAAGAGTCTGCGCTGGCGCGATCAGCTCATTCCCCTTTATCAGCTCATCCAGCCCTCCACCGCCCAGCCTTTTCCAGAGATCGGGTTAAGCAGCGCGCGCGGGACGACCTTGAGATCGGGCACTATTTTGGTAATCCAGCAGGGTTCGAACAGACTCGCGCTGGATATCGACATCAAGTTGCTCGTCACTGAATCAGAGCTAAAAATCATTCCCTACGCTTCTCGGCTTCGTGCCCCGAGCTACTGTCATGGCTATACCATCCGTTCAGATGATCGAGCCGCGCCAGTGATCAATATTGCGCTGCTCCTCGATCAAAAGCTGCGGCTGCCTACGGCACCTCGAACTGAGGAAACGGCACCGCCCGCAGCAGCCCGAGACGCAGAGCCAGTGGTGTTAGTGGTAGATGACTCGCACACATTGCGCCATATCTTAACCATTACCTTAGAGGGTATAGGCTACAGGGTACTGCAGGCTCAGCATGGCACTGAAGCGCTGGAGCAACTGCAGAAACATCAAGAGGTTCGGCTCGTAATTTGCGATGTTGAGATGCCCCAGATGAACGGATTTGACTTTCTCAGTCACTGTCGCCGCGATCCGAAGATGACCACTCTACCCGTGGTGATGCTCAGCACCCATTCAGGAGAAGAGCATCGTCAGCTATCGAGCACCCTAGGCGCCAATGCCTACTTCTCGAAGCCCTACGACCAGGCTCAATTCTTAGAAACACTACAAACCCTGATCGCTAAATCCTAA
- the rpmA gene encoding 50S ribosomal protein L27: protein MAHKKGTGSTRNGRDSNAQRLGVKRYGGQAVKAGNILIRQRGTKYHPGNNVGCGNDYTLYALTDGVVTFERKGRSGKKVSVYAPETATA from the coding sequence ATGGCTCATAAGAAAGGTACCGGCAGTACAAGAAATGGACGCGACTCCAATGCGCAGCGCTTAGGCGTCAAGCGCTACGGCGGTCAGGCGGTCAAAGCAGGTAATATTCTCATCCGTCAGCGGGGTACCAAGTATCACCCCGGCAATAATGTCGGCTGCGGTAACGACTACACACTCTATGCCTTGACCGATGGCGTGGTCACCTTTGAGCGCAAAGGTCGCTCAGGCAAGAAAGTAAGCGTTTATGCGCCTGAGACAGCAACAGCATAG
- a CDS encoding AMIN domain-containing protein translates to MNGYKGRYGAILGCTVAALGAISQPAMAAETEITGVQLNPTSGGFQLVLNTQGNQRPPVFTVNRGNSSVADINNTQLRLPEGGEFQETDSNVLPEGITGVSVRQLDSNTIRIQVDGVNAAPVADIVRRDGSKGLLVMQFEPSAAASSGATTSSQASSGSRPSSTPPFRQRASAPPIGDVAVAPVNVDPDRIELGSGRVIPKLLLRDAPVREVVTLLGRAAGVNVAFAEDGEEGAGSTVSLDIENESVDDVFNYVIRLAGLQANRVGQTVFVGTELPGAAQNRVVRNVRLNQMKATAIVETVKTLETNVTTGGDAGSSGDDGGSSSLGGTAIGRATDIDETVEGRGAKEILESYGANESGDAVTTLLRGLSAVADSRTNTVTLIGTPRQVEVATSLLTQLDVRQRQVAVKVTFIDVDLDKSKISNADISFQANDGLGIGVIDPAGGTNVGLGIELGNAVDAVTGGLGGSILGLTNNFLASIFVQIRNENAKILTNPTLLIQEGSAAQVNLTEQVFSGTVTRVSNVDRASGAGSTAESSEPNIQNAGVIMNVEVDRIDDNGFVTLSVTPEVSSVNPDNSFNDGTAVGQLLSQRRVESGKIRLRDGQTLVMAGIIQDEDRASVSKVPILGDIPLLGRLFRSSSNSRRRSELVVMVTPQILNDSDQSTYGYNFQPGPDAAEFLRR, encoded by the coding sequence GTGAACGGTTATAAAGGACGCTACGGAGCCATTTTGGGCTGCACAGTTGCAGCGTTAGGGGCTATTAGCCAGCCAGCAATGGCGGCGGAGACAGAAATCACTGGCGTGCAGTTGAATCCAACTTCGGGTGGTTTTCAGCTAGTACTGAACACGCAGGGCAACCAGCGCCCTCCAGTCTTTACGGTCAACCGAGGCAACAGTTCCGTTGCTGACATCAACAACACACAGCTTCGCTTACCAGAAGGTGGCGAGTTCCAAGAGACTGATTCCAACGTTCTACCTGAAGGAATCACTGGTGTTTCGGTTCGCCAACTTGATAGCAACACTATTCGCATTCAGGTTGATGGCGTTAATGCCGCACCGGTTGCTGATATCGTTCGCCGCGATGGCAGTAAAGGCTTACTGGTCATGCAGTTTGAACCTAGTGCTGCTGCCTCTAGCGGTGCCACGACGTCGAGTCAAGCATCTAGTGGTTCTCGGCCTAGCTCCACACCACCATTCCGACAGCGGGCGAGTGCGCCACCTATTGGTGATGTAGCCGTTGCGCCTGTTAATGTAGACCCCGATCGGATTGAGCTGGGTAGTGGTCGGGTTATTCCTAAGCTTCTGCTCCGGGATGCGCCTGTGCGTGAGGTTGTCACACTGCTGGGCCGTGCTGCGGGTGTTAATGTTGCCTTTGCTGAAGACGGTGAAGAGGGGGCTGGTTCTACTGTTTCTCTTGATATTGAGAACGAGTCTGTTGATGATGTCTTTAACTACGTGATTCGCTTGGCGGGTTTGCAGGCTAATCGAGTCGGACAGACGGTATTTGTGGGTACAGAACTCCCTGGAGCAGCTCAGAATCGAGTGGTTCGCAACGTTCGATTGAACCAGATGAAAGCTACTGCGATTGTTGAAACGGTCAAAACCTTAGAAACGAATGTGACAACTGGTGGAGATGCCGGATCTAGCGGTGACGACGGTGGGTCTTCCAGCTTGGGAGGTACTGCTATTGGACGAGCGACAGATATTGATGAAACGGTTGAGGGCAGAGGTGCTAAAGAGATCTTAGAGTCCTATGGTGCCAATGAGAGCGGAGACGCTGTTACTACGCTGCTCAGGGGGCTATCTGCTGTTGCTGATTCTCGGACGAATACAGTTACTCTCATTGGAACGCCACGTCAGGTTGAAGTTGCGACATCTTTACTCACGCAGCTTGATGTTCGCCAACGTCAAGTTGCCGTCAAGGTGACATTCATTGATGTGGATCTAGATAAGAGTAAAATTTCGAATGCTGACATTAGTTTCCAGGCAAATGATGGTTTGGGCATCGGGGTCATTGACCCGGCTGGAGGTACCAATGTAGGTCTAGGGATTGAATTGGGAAATGCTGTTGATGCTGTGACTGGTGGTCTAGGTGGCTCAATTTTGGGGCTAACCAATAACTTCCTTGCCAGTATCTTTGTCCAAATCCGCAATGAGAATGCGAAGATTCTGACGAATCCGACCCTTTTGATTCAAGAAGGGAGTGCGGCTCAGGTTAACCTTACGGAGCAGGTCTTCTCTGGGACTGTTACGAGGGTTAGCAACGTTGATCGTGCCTCTGGCGCAGGATCGACGGCAGAAAGTAGTGAACCCAATATTCAAAATGCTGGAGTTATTATGAATGTCGAGGTTGATCGAATTGACGATAATGGCTTTGTGACACTGAGTGTGACGCCAGAAGTGAGTTCAGTTAACCCTGATAATTCTTTCAATGACGGTACCGCAGTGGGGCAACTTCTATCTCAGCGCCGCGTAGAGTCGGGTAAGATTCGGCTGCGTGATGGTCAGACGTTAGTTATGGCGGGTATCATCCAAGACGAGGACCGCGCTTCTGTTAGTAAGGTACCCATTTTAGGTGATATCCCACTACTGGGGCGATTGTTCCGCAGCTCTAGCAATTCTCGTCGCCGAAGTGAGTTGGTGGTCATGGTGACGCCTCAGATCTTGAATGATTCTGATCAATCTACCTATGGCTACAACTTTCAGCCCGGCCCAGATGCCGCAGAATTTCTGAGACGCTAA
- the rplU gene encoding 50S ribosomal protein L21, giving the protein MAYAIVEIGGTQLWVEPGRFYDVNRLHHDVDAKMSIDKVLLVHDGTEVSVGQPLVKGATVEVTVLRHMRDRKIIVYKMQPKKKTRKKRGHRQELTRFMVDSIQMNGSAVGGEAKKKAPAKSAKVEEEASEKAPAKKAKAKKEEAPTEA; this is encoded by the coding sequence ATGGCATACGCGATTGTTGAAATTGGCGGGACGCAGCTCTGGGTTGAACCCGGTCGTTTTTATGACGTCAATCGTCTCCACCACGATGTTGATGCAAAGATGTCCATCGATAAAGTGCTGTTGGTGCACGATGGCACAGAGGTCTCTGTGGGACAGCCCCTCGTAAAGGGAGCTACGGTTGAAGTGACTGTTTTGAGACACATGCGCGATCGCAAGATCATTGTGTATAAAATGCAGCCCAAAAAGAAGACCCGCAAAAAGCGCGGTCACCGTCAGGAACTGACGCGGTTTATGGTGGACTCCATTCAGATGAACGGCAGCGCCGTGGGCGGTGAGGCCAAGAAGAAAGCACCCGCTAAATCAGCTAAAGTGGAAGAAGAGGCTTCAGAGAAGGCTCCCGCCAAAAAAGCAAAGGCCAAGAAGGAAGAGGCCCCCACAGAAGCATAG
- a CDS encoding phosphotransferase enzyme family protein, with protein sequence MAEHIFPVTYSTLACNAILHRVMPAYSVEEATSCQLWHRGLSDVYLIETPTAHYVLRISHTHWRSKAEIDFELELLVFLRSHHIPVASPLVTKAGDLCIEIQAPEGLRYAALFGYAPGQIAQGDLDQDQGYTLGETVAKIHQVATDFQPRSQRQPLTLDYLLDDSLEIISPFLCDRNSDLTYLVDIIEEIKTQLQDMPQEQPYWSICWGDPHSGNAHFTEDNHVTLFDFDQCGYGWRAFEIAKFLQTSLRTGMHRKARDAFLEGYQTVQTVTPEELNGLQAFTQTAHIWMWAISLTHAKIHNFSQLSSSYFSHRLAQLKLLSSQDWQLF encoded by the coding sequence ATGGCTGAACATATATTTCCGGTCACGTATTCAACGCTTGCTTGCAATGCCATTTTGCACAGGGTAATGCCTGCCTACAGTGTGGAGGAGGCAACCAGTTGTCAGCTCTGGCATCGTGGCCTCAGCGATGTCTATCTGATTGAGACGCCAACGGCTCACTATGTATTGCGCATTTCCCATACACACTGGCGCTCTAAAGCTGAGATCGATTTTGAACTTGAGCTGCTTGTTTTTCTGCGATCGCATCATATTCCAGTGGCTTCGCCGTTGGTTACCAAAGCAGGAGATCTGTGTATCGAAATTCAAGCACCTGAGGGTTTGCGATATGCAGCTCTATTTGGCTATGCACCGGGTCAGATTGCCCAGGGCGATTTGGATCAAGATCAGGGCTATACGTTGGGAGAAACGGTGGCCAAGATTCATCAAGTGGCGACCGATTTTCAGCCCCGTTCTCAGCGTCAGCCTCTAACCTTGGATTATTTGCTGGATGACTCTCTTGAGATTATTTCGCCTTTTTTGTGCGATCGCAACTCTGACCTCACCTATCTTGTCGACATCATCGAAGAGATCAAAACTCAGCTTCAGGATATGCCCCAGGAGCAGCCCTACTGGAGTATTTGCTGGGGCGACCCCCACAGCGGCAACGCTCACTTCACCGAAGATAACCACGTTACCCTGTTCGACTTTGATCAGTGTGGTTACGGCTGGCGGGCTTTTGAGATTGCCAAGTTTCTGCAAACATCTCTGCGAACCGGCATGCATCGCAAAGCCCGAGACGCATTCTTAGAGGGATATCAAACGGTGCAAACCGTTACGCCAGAAGAGCTGAATGGCCTGCAGGCCTTCACCCAAACTGCCCATATTTGGATGTGGGCGATTAGTTTGACCCATGCAAAAATCCACAATTTCAGCCAGCTTAGTTCTAGCTATTTTTCCCACCGACTCGCTCAGCTCAAGCTGCTCAGCTCCCAAGACTGGCAGCTATTCTAA
- a CDS encoding L-threonylcarbamoyladenylate synthase: MAQIYTVHPDDPQTRIIDQIRDALLSGAVMLYPTDTVYAIGCDLNSKAALQRVRQLKQISNDKPLTFLCSSLSNIAQYAYVQDPAYRIMRRLVPGPYTFILPATKLVPKLVQNPKRKTTGIRVPEHPVCQAILSSLETPVISTSAHLPEALGGSSDTFQGLSQAELFDCLDKHVDLIVDNGQEPAELCSTILDLCGSEPTVIREGLGWDEVAAQFAMV, from the coding sequence ATGGCTCAGATTTATACGGTGCATCCAGACGACCCACAGACGCGCATCATTGACCAAATTCGAGACGCGCTACTGTCAGGAGCCGTCATGCTCTACCCCACAGATACGGTCTACGCAATCGGCTGCGATCTCAATTCTAAAGCGGCACTGCAGCGCGTGCGGCAGCTCAAGCAGATTTCTAACGACAAACCGCTCACGTTCTTGTGTTCGTCTCTGTCAAATATTGCCCAATACGCCTACGTTCAAGACCCGGCCTATCGAATTATGCGGCGTCTAGTACCCGGTCCTTATACCTTTATTCTCCCAGCAACGAAGCTCGTGCCCAAGCTCGTGCAAAATCCCAAACGCAAAACAACCGGAATTCGGGTACCCGAGCATCCAGTGTGTCAGGCGATTCTATCTTCTCTGGAGACGCCCGTGATTTCAACCTCGGCGCACTTGCCTGAAGCACTGGGCGGCTCATCAGACACTTTTCAGGGCTTATCGCAGGCAGAGCTTTTTGACTGCTTAGATAAGCACGTTGACTTAATTGTCGATAATGGCCAGGAGCCTGCAGAACTTTGCTCCACCATTTTGGATCTGTGTGGCTCTGAACCCACTGTCATTCGAGAAGGCTTAGGCTGGGATGAAGTCGCAGCTCAGTTTGCGATGGTCTAG
- the larC gene encoding nickel pincer cofactor biosynthesis protein LarC → MPKLAYLDCPTGIAGNMCLGALIDAGVPPTYLQDQLALLGINQEYQLRVESVNHQGQRATQVRVNLIAEKSSVNNDPTENKRHQLGHRHLPTIEKLIKQAQLPTRPTQWSLEIFRNLAVAEGAVHGIPPEQVHFHEVGATDAIVDIVGTCLGLNWLGIDQLYCSALPTGGGMVKAAHGILSVPVPAVLKLWEQRQVPVYHNGIDRELVTPTGVAIATTLVQTFGPPPAMTLQQIGLGAGTHQLPIPNILRLWIGEAVGSPDAADVPELETVIVLETQIDDLNPQAIGYTYDRLFEVGALDVFTQAIGMKKSRPGILLTVICHPEAVDGCETILFQETSTLGIRRSQQQRHALAREIRTIETPHGPVRIKVAWHQGRVINAQPEYEDCARLAQQQERPWQEIHQSAIQSWQQQAT, encoded by the coding sequence ATGCCCAAGCTAGCCTACCTTGATTGCCCGACAGGGATTGCAGGCAATATGTGCCTAGGTGCCCTGATCGATGCTGGTGTTCCCCCTACCTATTTGCAAGATCAGTTGGCATTGCTTGGGATTAATCAGGAGTATCAGTTGCGAGTCGAGTCCGTGAATCATCAGGGGCAGCGAGCTACTCAGGTTCGGGTGAACCTGATCGCAGAGAAGTCCTCTGTTAATAATGATCCCACAGAGAATAAACGCCATCAACTGGGACATCGGCATTTGCCCACGATTGAAAAACTGATTAAACAGGCGCAACTTCCCACCAGGCCGACTCAGTGGAGCTTAGAGATTTTCCGTAATTTGGCGGTGGCTGAGGGGGCGGTCCACGGCATTCCTCCGGAGCAGGTTCACTTTCATGAAGTGGGGGCAACAGATGCCATTGTTGATATTGTAGGCACCTGTCTGGGACTAAATTGGCTGGGCATTGACCAGCTCTATTGCTCGGCTCTGCCGACGGGGGGCGGAATGGTTAAGGCTGCTCATGGGATATTATCAGTACCGGTGCCTGCAGTGCTCAAGCTTTGGGAACAGCGTCAGGTGCCGGTGTACCACAATGGAATTGATCGAGAGCTGGTGACGCCGACGGGGGTTGCGATCGCAACAACCCTCGTTCAAACCTTTGGTCCCCCTCCTGCTATGACGCTGCAGCAGATTGGCCTAGGGGCAGGCACCCATCAGCTTCCGATCCCGAACATCCTGCGTCTTTGGATTGGTGAAGCCGTTGGCTCTCCCGATGCAGCCGATGTTCCAGAGCTAGAGACTGTTATTGTTCTCGAGACTCAAATCGACGATCTTAACCCCCAAGCCATTGGTTACACCTACGATCGCTTGTTTGAAGTGGGGGCACTGGACGTTTTTACCCAGGCGATTGGCATGAAAAAATCTCGTCCCGGCATATTGTTGACGGTCATCTGCCATCCTGAGGCCGTGGATGGCTGTGAAACCATTCTTTTTCAGGAAACCAGTACCCTGGGAATTCGGCGATCGCAACAGCAGCGTCATGCTCTAGCACGCGAAATCCGAACCATCGAAACGCCCCATGGTCCCGTACGCATTAAAGTTGCGTGGCATCAAGGCCGGGTTATTAATGCACAGCCAGAGTACGAAGACTGTGCTCGTCTAGCCCAGCAGCAAGAGCGTCCCTGGCAAGAAATTCATCAGAGTGCGATCCAGAGTTGGCAACAGCAAGCCACCTGA
- a CDS encoding PilN domain-containing protein → MYSIEINLLNDRPEYSQEVVASRGAGSGDSKVPLLLGVAAAGSALGLVLVSFGILSFLNQQQTAKEESLDAQLAQLSPQVKEVEALQAQKKIVEDETAALATIFNQIKPWSAMLQDLSDRVPPTLQITKIEQTGGAAAPAGNQPNNAANADPNAAPPPPPANGLKLTGNAISFGDVNDFVLTLRKSPFLEDEKTQLTTSEREQNSNNAGGVELVKHEVETEINAVPASELLQALNTTGASGLVTRINLLKQKGVIQP, encoded by the coding sequence ATGTATTCGATTGAAATTAACTTACTCAACGATCGCCCTGAATATAGTCAGGAAGTCGTGGCTTCACGGGGTGCCGGCTCTGGTGATAGCAAGGTACCGCTTTTATTAGGCGTTGCTGCTGCCGGTAGTGCTTTAGGCTTAGTGCTGGTCTCCTTCGGGATTTTGTCTTTCTTGAATCAGCAACAGACCGCCAAGGAAGAGTCCTTAGATGCTCAGTTGGCTCAACTGTCGCCTCAGGTCAAAGAAGTAGAGGCTCTGCAGGCCCAGAAAAAAATAGTTGAAGATGAAACAGCTGCATTGGCAACAATTTTCAACCAAATTAAGCCTTGGTCGGCAATGCTGCAGGACTTGAGCGATCGCGTTCCACCGACCCTGCAAATCACCAAAATTGAGCAGACGGGAGGGGCGGCTGCACCTGCCGGTAACCAGCCCAACAATGCGGCGAATGCAGATCCAAATGCAGCACCACCGCCACCGCCTGCGAACGGCCTCAAGCTGACTGGTAACGCCATCTCTTTTGGAGACGTCAATGATTTCGTACTGACGCTCCGCAAATCTCCTTTCTTAGAAGATGAGAAGACTCAGTTAACGACCTCAGAGCGTGAACAGAACAGCAACAACGCTGGAGGTGTTGAGCTGGTCAAGCATGAAGTCGAAACTGAAATTAATGCAGTACCTGCCTCTGAACTACTGCAGGCGCTCAACACCACTGGTGCATCCGGGCTAGTGACCAGAATTAATTTGCTGAAGCAAAAAGGAGTGATTCAACCATGA
- the pilM gene encoding type IV pilus assembly protein PilM, whose protein sequence is MALTSLFSKPKQGLGIELTPDKVNLVQLRKQKQGTKVSAFASLDLPEGAFQDGQIHDPDLIADTIRQGLETHKIKAKHASSAVPVGESVIRLIRLPAELDEAELQDMVLNQEAALYLPFPREEADVDFQRLGTEIDDDGIERVEVLLVATPKTVTENYLSVFQQAGLQLKVLEVSSFSLIRTLRNQLLQFVTGEAVALVNFDVDGTEISIVMDGVPQFNRKVPIGTHHLESALSRAMNLPSSMGGDLLQGMTVPIDSGMEETSANPSAAAMLRMLGDLSDELRRSIDFYLNQGENLDISQVFLAGAGASLGQIDEFLTQRLGLTTTLVDPVESLGIQGFEDVPPPQRPSLGVVMGLGLREA, encoded by the coding sequence GTGGCATTAACAAGTCTGTTCTCAAAACCGAAACAGGGGTTAGGGATTGAACTGACACCTGACAAAGTCAACTTAGTTCAACTCCGAAAGCAAAAGCAAGGTACAAAAGTGAGTGCATTTGCTTCTCTCGATTTGCCTGAAGGGGCATTCCAAGATGGTCAAATCCACGACCCAGATTTGATCGCAGATACGATTCGTCAGGGATTAGAGACCCACAAAATCAAGGCCAAGCATGCCTCTAGTGCGGTCCCCGTCGGTGAATCTGTCATTCGTTTAATTCGCCTTCCGGCAGAACTAGATGAAGCAGAGCTTCAAGATATGGTGCTCAACCAAGAAGCTGCTCTATATCTGCCGTTCCCACGAGAAGAGGCTGACGTTGACTTTCAGCGGCTAGGGACCGAAATTGACGATGACGGGATTGAGCGAGTTGAAGTGTTGCTCGTCGCTACGCCCAAGACAGTCACAGAGAATTATCTCAGCGTTTTTCAGCAAGCGGGTTTGCAGCTTAAGGTTCTAGAAGTCAGTAGCTTCTCTTTAATTCGTACCTTACGCAATCAGCTCCTGCAGTTTGTCACCGGTGAGGCCGTTGCGCTCGTCAACTTCGATGTTGACGGCACCGAAATTAGCATTGTTATGGACGGTGTGCCTCAGTTCAATCGCAAAGTGCCCATTGGTACCCATCACCTCGAGAGTGCGCTGAGTCGTGCCATGAATTTACCCAGCTCAATGGGAGGGGATCTGCTTCAAGGAATGACGGTCCCCATTGATAGCGGCATGGAAGAGACCTCTGCAAATCCTAGTGCGGCGGCCATGCTGCGGATGCTGGGTGACTTGTCTGATGAACTCCGGCGCTCCATCGATTTCTACTTAAATCAAGGAGAAAACTTGGATATTTCCCAAGTCTTTCTGGCTGGTGCAGGCGCTAGCCTCGGGCAAATAGATGAATTCCTGACCCAGCGCCTTGGTTTGACCACCACATTAGTAGATCCCGTAGAATCTCTAGGGATTCAAGGATTTGAAGATGTTCCTCCACCTCAGCGGCCCTCGTTGGGTGTTGTGATGGGCTTAGGATTACGAGAGGCATAA